From one Streptomyces chromofuscus genomic stretch:
- a CDS encoding methionine ABC transporter ATP-binding protein encodes MITTSGLTKVYRSRGREVTALDGVDLHVREGEVYGVIGQSGAGKSSLIRCVNLLERPTSGTVTVAGQDLTALAGRGPRAGRELRQARSRIGMVFQHFNLLSSRTVQDNVELPLEILGKAGKERSRRALELLDLVGLADKAKAYPAQLSGGQKQRVGIARALAGDPKVLLSDEATSALDPETTRSILQLLRDLNQQLGLTVLLITHEMDVVKSICDSAALMDKGRIVESGTVAELLATPGSELAAALFPVGGEASADDRTVLDVTFHGESATQPVISQLARTYNIDISILGAAIDTVGGLQVGRMRIELPGRYEDNVVPIGFLREQGLQIDVLGAADDAPLLVKEGAK; translated from the coding sequence GTGATCACCACATCGGGCCTGACCAAGGTCTACCGCTCACGCGGCCGCGAGGTCACCGCCCTCGACGGCGTCGATCTGCACGTCCGTGAAGGCGAGGTGTACGGCGTCATCGGCCAGTCCGGCGCCGGCAAGTCCTCGCTCATCCGCTGCGTCAACCTCCTGGAGCGCCCCACCTCCGGCACGGTCACCGTCGCGGGCCAGGACCTCACCGCCCTCGCCGGGCGCGGCCCGCGCGCGGGCCGGGAACTGCGCCAGGCGCGCAGCCGTATCGGCATGGTCTTCCAGCACTTCAACCTGCTGTCCTCGCGGACCGTGCAGGACAACGTCGAGCTGCCGCTCGAAATCCTCGGCAAGGCGGGGAAGGAACGTTCCCGCAGGGCGCTCGAACTGCTCGACCTCGTCGGCCTCGCCGACAAGGCCAAGGCCTACCCCGCCCAGCTCTCCGGCGGCCAGAAACAGCGCGTCGGCATCGCCCGCGCCCTGGCCGGCGACCCCAAGGTGCTGCTCTCCGACGAGGCCACCAGTGCCCTCGACCCGGAGACCACCCGCTCGATCCTGCAGCTGCTGCGCGACCTGAACCAGCAACTCGGCCTGACGGTCCTGCTCATCACGCACGAGATGGACGTCGTCAAGAGCATCTGCGACTCGGCCGCCCTCATGGACAAGGGCCGCATCGTCGAGTCCGGCACGGTCGCCGAGCTGCTCGCCACCCCGGGCTCCGAGCTGGCCGCCGCGCTCTTCCCGGTGGGCGGCGAGGCCTCCGCGGACGACCGCACCGTCCTCGACGTCACCTTCCACGGCGAGTCGGCCACCCAGCCCGTCATCTCCCAGCTGGCCCGCACCTACAACATCGACATCTCCATCCTCGGCGCCGCCATCGACACCGTCGGCGGCCTCCAGGTCGGCCGGATGCGCATCGAACTGCCCGGCCGCTACGAGGACAACGTCGTGCCGATCGGCTTCCTGCGCGAACAGGGCCTGCAGATCGACGTGCTCGGCGCCGCGGACGACGCGCCGCTGCTGGTGAAGGAAGGTGCCAAGTGA
- a CDS encoding methionine ABC transporter permease: MTWSEMQPLLEQACTETLVMVGWSTLIAVVAGLPIGVLLVLTDRGGLLQNTVVNKVTGQIVNIGRSLPFIILMVALMSFTRWVTGTTIGSGAAIVPLAIGGIPFFARLVETAVREVDHGLVEAVQSMGGNTWTIVRKILVPEALPSLIASTTTTVIALIGYSAMAGTVGGGGLGDLAVRYGYQRFETGLMWITVAILAVVISVIQFAGDYAARSLHRRGGRSGPGPRLRLLKAEEPAAADVGKAA; the protein is encoded by the coding sequence GTGACCTGGTCCGAGATGCAGCCCCTGCTGGAGCAGGCGTGTACCGAGACGCTGGTCATGGTCGGCTGGTCCACCCTGATCGCCGTCGTCGCCGGCCTGCCCATCGGTGTCCTGCTCGTTCTCACGGACCGGGGCGGCCTGCTGCAGAACACCGTGGTGAACAAGGTCACCGGGCAGATCGTGAACATCGGCCGCTCACTGCCGTTCATCATCCTGATGGTCGCCCTGATGAGCTTCACCCGCTGGGTCACCGGTACCACCATCGGCAGCGGGGCCGCGATCGTGCCGCTGGCCATCGGCGGCATCCCGTTCTTCGCCCGCCTGGTCGAGACGGCCGTCCGCGAGGTGGACCACGGGCTGGTCGAGGCCGTCCAGTCGATGGGCGGCAACACCTGGACCATCGTCCGCAAGATCCTCGTCCCCGAGGCCCTGCCGTCCCTGATCGCCTCCACGACCACCACGGTCATCGCCCTCATCGGCTACTCCGCCATGGCCGGCACGGTCGGTGGCGGCGGCCTGGGCGACCTCGCCGTCCGCTACGGCTACCAGCGCTTCGAGACCGGCCTGATGTGGATCACCGTGGCGATCCTCGCGGTCGTCATCTCCGTCATCCAGTTCGCCGGCGACTACGCGGCCCGCTCCCTGCACCGCCGCGGCGGCCGCTCCGGCCCCGGGCCCAGGCTCCGCCTGCTGAAGGCGGAGGAGCCCGCGGCGGCCGACGTCGGCAAGGCCGCCTGA
- a CDS encoding HAD family hydrolase, with translation MKIRAQALLFDNDGTLVSSLASVRRCWTRWAGEYGITAERFARVELHGRTAAEAAADLLPPEVVPEAVARIETLEVEDVANGGVHLLPGTRDLLTALPADRWAVVTSATRRLAEARLDAVGILPKTLVAADDVTRGKPDPEPYLLAARALGVDPAECVVFEDAPAGLRAGRAAGMTTVALTTTHPAHELTADLVVEDLSAVSVLVTADGVELSARR, from the coding sequence AGATCCGCGCACAGGCACTCCTGTTCGACAACGACGGCACCCTGGTCTCCTCCCTCGCGTCCGTGCGCCGCTGCTGGACCCGCTGGGCCGGCGAGTACGGCATCACCGCGGAACGCTTCGCGCGGGTCGAACTGCACGGCCGGACCGCGGCCGAGGCAGCCGCGGACCTGCTGCCGCCCGAGGTCGTGCCGGAGGCCGTGGCGCGGATCGAGACGCTGGAGGTGGAGGACGTGGCCAACGGGGGCGTGCACCTGCTTCCCGGCACCCGCGACCTCCTCACCGCCCTGCCCGCCGACCGCTGGGCCGTCGTCACCTCGGCCACCCGTCGCCTGGCCGAGGCCCGCCTGGACGCCGTCGGCATCCTCCCCAAGACCCTGGTCGCCGCCGACGACGTCACGCGCGGCAAGCCCGACCCCGAGCCCTATCTGCTGGCCGCCCGCGCGCTGGGCGTCGACCCGGCGGAATGCGTCGTCTTCGAGGACGCGCCCGCCGGACTCCGGGCCGGCCGCGCCGCGGGGATGACCACCGTGGCCTTGACCACAACCCACCCCGCCCACGAACTGACCGCCGACCTCGTGGTCGAGGACCTGTCGGCCGTGTCCGTGCTGGTCACCGCCGACGGCGTGGAGCTCTCCGCCCGCCGCTGA
- a CDS encoding GNAT family N-acetyltransferase produces MTSTFPTISISTERLVLRPLDEDDVPALAEMMNDEQVVAWTDVQQPFTEEKAHAWITEHAPAERAAGRGLALAVTEFLTQRLVGLVQLTRANWHVRSTELSYVVAPWARGEGYASEAALATAQWLFGDQKFERIELRTAADNTASQQVAQKIGCISEGVLRGACIARSRTDDGAWTEVRTDYIVWSLLPEDLEGAGEQLADTGGFASYSDWN; encoded by the coding sequence ATGACGAGCACCTTCCCCACCATCTCCATCAGCACGGAGCGGTTGGTGCTGCGTCCACTCGACGAGGACGACGTCCCCGCCCTCGCCGAGATGATGAACGACGAGCAGGTCGTCGCCTGGACCGACGTGCAGCAGCCCTTCACCGAGGAGAAGGCCCACGCCTGGATCACCGAGCACGCCCCCGCCGAGCGCGCGGCGGGGCGCGGTCTCGCCCTCGCCGTCACCGAGTTCCTCACCCAGCGCCTGGTCGGCCTCGTCCAACTGACCCGCGCCAACTGGCACGTACGCTCCACCGAGCTGTCGTACGTCGTCGCCCCCTGGGCCCGCGGCGAGGGCTACGCCTCCGAGGCCGCCCTCGCCACCGCCCAATGGCTCTTCGGCGACCAGAAGTTCGAGCGCATCGAGCTGCGCACCGCCGCGGACAACACCGCCTCCCAGCAGGTCGCCCAGAAGATCGGCTGCATCAGCGAGGGCGTGCTGCGCGGCGCCTGCATAGCGCGCAGCCGCACCGACGACGGCGCCTGGACCGAGGTGCGCACCGACTACATCGTGTGGAGCCTGCTGCCCGAGGACCTGGAGGGCGCGGGCGAGCAACTGGCGGACACCGGCGGATTCGCGTCCTACTCCGACTGGAACTGA
- the cobT gene encoding nicotinate-nucleotide--dimethylbenzimidazole phosphoribosyltransferase, which produces MTDTGQVPGEGLPENAGQVEQPGVSVPGAYTYLSESPAEDEDLLLPGAQGAWGHEVAPPAPEPVVEAVHEPGAHEMSGRDSGSVDLTGVRLPGPTPPPPSPAPAAAPRRPLHLGPPIPDASASPVRSLADRGPAGAPVRQPVPSAGPEYLDGPRPPETPAQGAVQWGGTQAPAMQPAAARPAVTQTPVGAEVTAAETVVPAGQAQGHAQAQAQVLAQAEAPAQVRVQAEAQAPVEALAQAQAQAEAYAQVEAQAPAQAHEHEQAQAQAHAHVPAETPQAQVAPEPVDAAQAAVARLASGAGASGPGEAPAGEPGPAADQTFGPDAGAAPQAVLPTDAGAADAVVPTDAGPAEDAVVAADPNPADAQPFVPDAEEAPSAPAVANEAGPVAEPVPAPEPEQLPEVPEGAPAHGAEDSAAVPAASEPEQYASAEGPQPPEAALADQPAPATAPEPAPAAEPEPVHAPAVELPNAAEPVAAVPTPEPALPPEPPAAVAADAQGMVPAPDEPAAQPVPHPGQAAPESDLGASAEQPQPQDFAPDAVPAPQPEQPLGQFVPVEGSVPTTPHLAPTPPHPVVLPAQEQAPAPPARPEAVATVPGPREADPAPAPAPVQLVQNAEDLDTRAADQEDERDQQNQQNQQEMSTAPVAEARQSTGPAAPAYDDAEREAVLKVMRERRDIRNGFRSDPIPHEVLLRVLEAAHTAPSVGHSQPWDFVVIRSAETRRTMHELAMRQREAYAKSLPKGRAKQFKELKIEAILDTPVNIVVTADPTRGGRHTLGRHTQPQMAPYSAALAVENLWLAARAEGLGVGWVSFFDEREMVRALGLPEHLEVIAYLCVGYVDEFPDEPELMQAGWSKRRPLSWVVHEETYGRRALPGEEPHDLLAETVSQIRPLDAKALGEAWERQKRMTKPAGALGMLEIISAQLSGLSRQCPPPIPEPAAVAIFAGDHGVHAQGVTPWPQEVTAQMVANFLGGGAVCNAFANQVGAEVCIVDVGVAAELPSTPGLLPRKVRPGTADMTTGPAMTREEARQAIEVGIETARDLVAAGNKALLTGEMGIANTTASAALISVFTGTDPAEVTGRGTGINDETLARKTEVVRRAIELHQPDPADPIGVLAALGGLEHAAIVGLLLGGASLRTPVILDGVSAGAAALVARAIAPEVLAACIAGHRSAEPGHVAALNKLGLRPLVDLDLRLGEGTGALLALPLVQSTARAMHEVATFDSAGVTEK; this is translated from the coding sequence ATGACCGACACCGGCCAGGTCCCGGGCGAAGGGCTGCCGGAGAACGCAGGCCAGGTGGAGCAGCCGGGCGTCTCCGTTCCCGGCGCGTACACCTACCTCTCCGAGTCACCCGCCGAGGACGAAGACCTGCTGCTGCCCGGCGCGCAGGGCGCCTGGGGCCACGAGGTGGCCCCGCCCGCACCCGAGCCGGTCGTCGAGGCCGTCCACGAGCCCGGGGCGCACGAGATGTCCGGCCGTGACAGCGGCTCCGTCGACCTGACCGGCGTACGCCTGCCGGGTCCGACGCCGCCCCCGCCGTCGCCCGCCCCCGCCGCCGCGCCGCGCCGTCCGCTGCACCTGGGCCCGCCGATCCCCGACGCCTCCGCGAGCCCGGTCCGCTCCCTGGCCGACCGCGGCCCCGCGGGCGCACCCGTACGGCAGCCGGTGCCGTCCGCCGGACCCGAGTACCTCGACGGCCCGCGCCCGCCCGAGACGCCGGCGCAGGGTGCGGTGCAGTGGGGCGGCACGCAGGCGCCCGCCATGCAGCCCGCCGCGGCGCGGCCTGCCGTGACGCAGACGCCGGTGGGCGCGGAGGTGACGGCTGCGGAAACGGTTGTTCCGGCCGGGCAGGCGCAGGGGCACGCACAGGCGCAGGCCCAGGTGCTGGCGCAGGCGGAGGCACCGGCACAGGTTCGGGTGCAGGCGGAGGCGCAGGCGCCGGTGGAGGCGCTCGCCCAGGCCCAGGCTCAGGCCGAGGCGTACGCGCAGGTCGAGGCCCAGGCGCCGGCACAGGCGCATGAGCACGAGCAGGCCCAGGCACAGGCCCACGCGCACGTACCGGCGGAGACGCCTCAGGCGCAGGTCGCTCCGGAGCCGGTGGACGCGGCGCAGGCCGCGGTCGCGCGGCTCGCCTCCGGGGCCGGGGCTTCCGGTCCGGGGGAGGCCCCCGCCGGGGAGCCGGGACCTGCCGCCGACCAGACGTTCGGCCCTGACGCGGGGGCCGCTCCCCAGGCGGTGCTTCCGACGGACGCGGGGGCCGCTGACGCGGTGGTTCCGACGGACGCGGGCCCCGCCGAGGACGCGGTGGTCGCCGCAGATCCGAACCCCGCCGACGCGCAGCCGTTCGTGCCGGACGCCGAGGAGGCCCCGAGCGCCCCCGCCGTGGCGAACGAAGCGGGGCCGGTCGCGGAGCCCGTGCCCGCCCCCGAGCCCGAGCAGCTCCCCGAGGTCCCCGAGGGCGCGCCCGCTCACGGTGCCGAGGACTCCGCTGCCGTACCCGCCGCTTCGGAGCCGGAGCAGTACGCGAGCGCCGAGGGGCCGCAGCCCCCGGAGGCGGCCCTGGCCGATCAGCCCGCGCCCGCGACCGCCCCGGAGCCCGCTCCCGCCGCCGAGCCCGAGCCCGTCCATGCCCCGGCCGTCGAACTGCCGAACGCCGCCGAGCCGGTCGCAGCGGTCCCCACCCCGGAGCCCGCCCTCCCGCCCGAGCCGCCGGCCGCCGTGGCCGCGGACGCGCAGGGGATGGTCCCGGCCCCGGACGAGCCCGCCGCGCAGCCCGTCCCGCACCCCGGGCAGGCCGCCCCCGAATCGGACCTCGGCGCGAGCGCCGAGCAGCCGCAGCCGCAGGACTTCGCGCCCGACGCCGTCCCGGCGCCGCAGCCGGAGCAGCCGCTGGGCCAGTTCGTCCCGGTGGAGGGCTCGGTGCCGACCACCCCGCACCTCGCGCCCACCCCGCCGCACCCCGTCGTCCTGCCCGCCCAGGAGCAGGCGCCCGCGCCCCCGGCGCGGCCGGAAGCCGTGGCCACGGTCCCCGGCCCCCGCGAGGCCGACCCGGCCCCGGCCCCGGCGCCCGTACAACTGGTGCAGAACGCGGAGGACCTGGACACCCGGGCCGCCGACCAGGAAGACGAGCGAGACCAGCAGAACCAGCAGAACCAGCAGGAAATGAGCACGGCCCCCGTCGCAGAAGCACGACAGTCCACCGGCCCGGCCGCGCCCGCCTACGACGACGCCGAGCGCGAGGCCGTGCTGAAGGTCATGCGCGAGCGCCGCGACATCCGCAACGGATTCCGCAGCGACCCGATCCCGCACGAGGTCCTGCTCCGCGTGCTGGAGGCCGCCCACACCGCGCCCTCCGTGGGCCACTCCCAGCCCTGGGACTTCGTCGTCATCCGGTCCGCCGAGACCCGGCGCACGATGCACGAACTGGCCATGCGCCAGCGCGAGGCCTACGCCAAGTCCCTGCCGAAGGGCCGGGCGAAGCAGTTCAAGGAACTGAAGATCGAGGCCATCCTCGACACTCCGGTGAACATCGTCGTCACCGCCGACCCGACCCGCGGCGGCCGCCACACCCTCGGCCGCCACACCCAGCCGCAGATGGCGCCGTACTCCGCCGCCCTCGCGGTGGAGAACCTGTGGCTCGCCGCCCGCGCGGAGGGCCTCGGCGTCGGCTGGGTCAGCTTCTTCGACGAGCGCGAGATGGTCCGCGCCCTCGGCCTGCCCGAGCACCTGGAGGTCATCGCGTACCTGTGCGTCGGGTACGTCGACGAGTTCCCGGACGAGCCCGAGCTGATGCAGGCGGGCTGGTCCAAGCGCCGCCCGCTGTCCTGGGTGGTGCACGAGGAGACGTACGGCCGTCGCGCCCTGCCCGGCGAGGAGCCGCACGACCTGCTCGCCGAGACCGTCTCCCAGATCCGCCCGCTGGACGCCAAGGCGCTCGGCGAGGCCTGGGAGCGGCAGAAGCGGATGACCAAGCCGGCCGGCGCGCTCGGCATGCTGGAGATCATCTCCGCCCAGCTGTCCGGTTTGTCCCGACAGTGCCCGCCGCCGATCCCGGAGCCCGCGGCCGTCGCCATCTTCGCGGGCGACCACGGGGTGCACGCCCAGGGCGTCACCCCCTGGCCGCAGGAGGTCACCGCCCAGATGGTGGCGAACTTCCTCGGCGGGGGAGCGGTCTGCAACGCCTTCGCCAACCAGGTCGGCGCGGAGGTGTGCATCGTCGACGTGGGTGTCGCCGCGGAGCTGCCGTCCACTCCGGGCCTGCTGCCGCGCAAGGTCCGCCCGGGCACCGCCGACATGACCACCGGCCCCGCCATGACCCGCGAGGAGGCCAGGCAGGCCATCGAGGTGGGCATCGAGACGGCCCGTGACCTGGTGGCGGCCGGTAACAAGGCCCTGCTCACCGGCGAGATGGGCATCGCCAACACCACCGCGTCCGCGGCCCTCATCTCGGTCTTCACGGGCACGGACCCGGCGGAGGTCACGGGCCGGGGCACCGGCATCAACGACGAGACCCTCGCCCGCAAGACCGAGGTCGTCCGCCGCGCCATCGAACTGCACCAGCCGGACCCGGCCGACCCCATCGGCGTGCTCGCCGCGCTCGGCGGCCTCGAACACGCCGCCATCGTCGGCCTGCTCCTCGGCGGCGCGTCGCTGCGCACGCCGGTGATCCTGGACGGCGTCAGCGCCGGCGCCGCCGCCCTGGTCGCCCGTGCCATCGCCCCCGAGGTCCTCGCGGCCTGCATCGCCGGCCACAGAAGCGCGGAGCCCGGCCACGTGGCCGCCCTCAACAAGCTCGGCCTGCGCCCTCTGGTCGACCTCGACCTCCGCCTCGGCGAGGGCACGGGCGCGCTGCTGGCCCTCCCGCTGGTCCAGAGCACGGCCCGGGCGATGCACGAGGTGGCGACGTTCGACTCCGCCGGGGTCACCGAGAAGTAG
- a CDS encoding MetQ/NlpA family ABC transporter substrate-binding protein, whose product MRNTAKITAAALAAGALTFGLTACGSGADAASDTSGPLVVAATPVPHAEVLNYVRDNLAEKAGLDLEIKEFTDYVTPNTATEDGSVGANYFQTAPYLEDFNKKNGTHLVSVASVHLEPLGLYSEKTDKVDGLKNGATIAVPNDTVTEARALQLLDANGLITLKDGIGTAATTADITENPKNLKFKELEAALTPRSLKDVDAAVINGNYALEADLKPAEDALVLESPENNPNVNLLVVKEGNEDDPRVQKLAKLLTSAEVRKFIEDEYDGSVIPSS is encoded by the coding sequence GTGCGTAACACTGCCAAGATCACCGCCGCTGCCCTCGCCGCCGGAGCCCTCACCTTCGGGCTCACCGCCTGCGGCTCGGGCGCCGACGCCGCCTCCGACACCTCCGGACCGCTCGTCGTCGCCGCGACGCCCGTCCCGCACGCCGAGGTCCTGAACTACGTCAGGGACAACCTGGCCGAGAAGGCCGGCCTGGACCTCGAGATCAAGGAGTTCACCGACTACGTCACGCCGAACACGGCGACGGAGGACGGCTCGGTGGGCGCCAACTACTTCCAGACCGCGCCCTACCTCGAGGACTTCAACAAGAAGAACGGCACCCACCTGGTGTCGGTCGCCTCGGTCCACCTCGAGCCCCTCGGCCTGTACTCCGAGAAGACCGACAAGGTCGACGGCCTGAAGAACGGCGCCACCATCGCCGTCCCCAACGACACCGTCACCGAGGCGCGTGCCCTGCAACTGCTCGACGCCAACGGTCTGATCACCCTCAAGGACGGCATCGGCACCGCGGCCACCACCGCCGACATCACCGAGAACCCGAAGAATCTCAAGTTCAAGGAGCTGGAGGCGGCGCTGACCCCCCGCTCCCTGAAGGACGTCGACGCGGCCGTGATCAACGGCAACTACGCGCTGGAGGCCGACCTCAAGCCGGCCGAGGACGCCCTCGTCCTGGAGTCCCCGGAGAACAACCCGAACGTCAACCTCCTCGTCGTGAAGGAGGGCAACGAGGACGACCCGCGTGTGCAGAAGCTCGCGAAGCTCCTCACCTCCGCCGAGGTCAGGAAGTTCATCGAGGACGAGTACGACGGCTCGGTCATCCCCTCCTCCTGA
- the cbiE gene encoding precorrin-6y C5,15-methyltransferase (decarboxylating) subunit CbiE has translation MADRVTVIGWDGSPLTAAARAALGAATLVAGAAHHLELPELPPTAERVRLGSLALAARRIAGHRGTAVVFADGDPGFFGVVRTLRAPEFGLEVEVVPAVSSVAAAFARAGMPWDDAHVVVAHPRTLRRAVNVCRAHTKVAVLTSPGAGPAELGLLLDGVHRTFVICEELGTAREQVTVVTSDKAADHTWRDPNVVIVIGGPVGAQDGGGWIAGRDPAAGPRGWTLPPEAYDGELGEGETQPLRAAQLARLGPHVGDLVWDIGCGSGAFATEAARAGAAVIAVDRDPGACARTDAAARRFAVQLQIVHGTAPHVLENLPEPDVVRVGGGGAAVVSAVADRRPQRIVTHAATRDAAERIGRDLTEHGYEVECALLQSVELDTRSWAEKERSVAFLLTGELPRREAPR, from the coding sequence ATGGCCGACCGGGTCACGGTGATCGGCTGGGACGGCTCTCCGCTGACCGCCGCGGCACGCGCCGCCCTGGGCGCCGCCACCCTGGTGGCCGGTGCCGCACACCACCTGGAACTGCCGGAGCTGCCGCCCACCGCCGAGCGCGTCCGCCTCGGCAGCCTCGCCCTCGCCGCCCGTCGGATCGCCGGCCACCGCGGCACCGCGGTGGTGTTCGCCGACGGCGACCCCGGCTTCTTCGGCGTCGTACGGACACTGCGCGCTCCCGAGTTCGGCCTGGAGGTCGAGGTCGTCCCCGCCGTCTCCTCCGTGGCCGCCGCGTTCGCGCGCGCGGGCATGCCCTGGGACGACGCCCACGTGGTCGTCGCACATCCCCGCACCCTGCGACGCGCGGTGAACGTATGCCGCGCCCACACCAAGGTCGCGGTCCTCACCTCACCCGGCGCCGGCCCCGCCGAACTGGGCCTGCTCCTCGACGGCGTCCACCGCACGTTCGTCATCTGCGAGGAGCTCGGCACCGCCCGCGAACAGGTCACCGTCGTCACCTCCGACAAGGCCGCCGACCACACCTGGCGCGACCCGAACGTCGTCATCGTCATCGGCGGTCCCGTCGGGGCGCAGGACGGCGGCGGCTGGATCGCCGGCCGCGACCCGGCCGCGGGCCCCCGCGGCTGGACCCTCCCGCCCGAGGCCTACGACGGCGAACTCGGCGAAGGCGAGACCCAACCGCTGCGCGCGGCCCAACTCGCCCGCCTCGGACCCCACGTCGGCGACCTGGTCTGGGACATCGGCTGCGGCAGCGGCGCCTTCGCCACCGAGGCCGCCCGGGCCGGCGCCGCCGTCATCGCCGTCGACCGGGACCCCGGCGCCTGCGCGCGCACGGACGCCGCCGCACGTCGCTTCGCGGTCCAGCTGCAGATCGTCCACGGCACCGCCCCGCACGTCCTGGAGAACCTGCCCGAACCCGACGTCGTCCGGGTCGGCGGCGGGGGAGCGGCCGTGGTCTCCGCGGTCGCCGACCGCCGCCCGCAGCGCATCGTCACTCACGCCGCCACCCGCGACGCGGCCGAACGCATCGGGCGTGACCTCACCGAGCACGGCTACGAGGTCGAGTGCGCCCTGCTGCAGTCCGTGGAACTCGACACCCGGTCGTGGGCGGAGAAGGAGCGGAGCGTCGCGTTCCTGCTCACCGGGGAACTGCCGCGCCGCGAAGCGCCCCGCTGA